Below is a genomic region from Gemmobacter sp. 24YEA27.
GAGGCCCCGGCATTGCCCAATGTCTTTCGTAGGGTTGATCAACACATCGTTGGACCCCATCTTAACTGAACGGAATGTGAAAAATGGCTGATCTTAAAGCTCTCGCCGAACAAATCGTTGGCCTGACCCTCCTGCAAGCTCAGGAACTGAAGACCATCCTGAAAGACGAATACGGCATCGAGCCCGCTGCTGGCGGCGCTGTTGTCATGGCTGGCCCGGCTGCTGCAGCTGAAGCCGTCGAAGAGAAAACCGAATTCGACGTCGTTCTCGTCGAAGCCGGCGCAAACAAAATCAACGTCATCAAAGAAGTCCGCGGCATCACCGGCCTCGGTCTCGTTGAAGCGAAGAACCTCGTGGAAGCTGGCGGCAAAGTCAAAGAAGGCGCTGCCAAAGCTGACGCAGAGGAAATCAAGAAGAAGCTTGAAGCTGCTGGCGCTAAAGTCGAGCTCAAGTAATCTGGCTTGCGGGTCACCCCGCAGCTTTGATTTTCAGGCAGGGGGCGGAGCAATCCGCCTCCTGCCATTCGCGTCCTGAAAGGGGATTTTACGAAATCCTCTCTCCGGGTGCGGTATCGGTTCGGGAGCCGTCTGACGGGACAGATGGCAGGTATGGAACCGGATATCCCCTCTCGCCAGTTGGCGTGTGCCTGTGCCCCGACGGGTCGCGCGCCGGCGAAACGATGAAAGGTGACCACGAACATGGCGCAAGCTTATGTTGGCCAGAAGCGTATCCGCCGCTATTACGGCAAGATTCGCGAAGTCCTCGAGATGCCGAACCTTATCGAGGTTCAGAAATCCTCCTATGATCTCTTCCTCAATTCGGGTGACGGCGAAAAGCCGCATGACGATGAGGGCATCCAGGGCACGTTCCAGTCGGTCTTCCCGATCAAGGATTTCAACGAGACCGCTGTTCTTGAATTCGTCCGTTACGAGCTGGAAAAGCCGAAATACGACGTCGATGAATGTATGCAGCGCGACCTGACCTATGCGGCGCCGCTGAAGGTGACGCTGCGCCTGATCGTGTTCGATATCGACGAGACCACCGGCAATAAGTCGGTGAAAGACATCAAGGAACAAGACGTCTATATGGGCGATATGCCCCTGATGACGCCGAACGGGACGTTCATCGTGAACGGCACCGAGCGCGTGATCGTGTCGCAGATGCACCGCTCCCCGGGCGTGTTTTTTGATCACGACAAGGGCAAAACCCATTCCTCGGGCAAGCTCCTGTTCGCCTGCCGGATCATTCCCTATCGCGGTTCCTGGCTCGATTTCGAATTCGACGCCAAGGATATCGTCTTTGCCCGCATCGACCGCCGCCGCAAACTGCCGGTGACGACGCTTTTGTACGCGCTTGGTCTCGACCAGGACGCGATCATGAAGGCCTATTACGACACGGTCACCTTCAAATATGTGAAGAACAAGGGCTGGGTTACGCGCTTCTTCCCGGAACGCGTCCGTGGCACCCGTCCGACCTATGATCTCGTTGATGCCGCCACCGGCGAAGTGATCCTGAAAGCGGGTGAGAAAGTCACCCCGCGCATGGTCAAGAAATGGCTGGACGAGGGCGAGGTCACCGAGCTTCTGGTGCCGTTCGACCATATCATGGGCCGCTTTGTCGCCAATGACATCGTGGATGAGGAAAACGGCGCGATCTGGGCCGAGGCCGGCGATGAGCTGACCTGGGAGCTGGATCGGGATGGCGAGGTCAAGGGCGGCACGGTGAAAACCCTGCTCGACCAGGGCGTCAATGAGATCCCGGTGCTCGACATCGATAATATCAATGTCGGCCCCTATATGCGCAACACCATGGCCGCCGATAAGAACTGGGGCCGCGACACCGCGCTGATGGATATCTACCGCGTGATGCGTCCGGGTGAGCCGCCGACCGTTGAAGCAGCGTCGAGCCTCTTCGACACGCTGTTCTTCGATAAAGATCGCTATGATCTCTCGGCTGTTGGCCGGGTCAAGATGAACATGCGTCTGGATGTCGCCAAGCCCGACACCCAGCGGACGCTGGACCGTGACGATATCATCAAGTGCATCAAAGCCCTGGTTGAGCTCCGTGACGGCAAGGGCGAGATCGACGATATCGACCACCTCGGCAACCGCCGGGTGCGCTCGGTCGGCGAGCTGATGGAAAATCAGTATCGCGTCGGTCTGCTGCGCATGGAACGTGCGATCAAAG
It encodes:
- the rplL gene encoding 50S ribosomal protein L7/L12, with translation MADLKALAEQIVGLTLLQAQELKTILKDEYGIEPAAGGAVVMAGPAAAAEAVEEKTEFDVVLVEAGANKINVIKEVRGITGLGLVEAKNLVEAGGKVKEGAAKADAEEIKKKLEAAGAKVELK